In Abyssibacter profundi, a single window of DNA contains:
- the rplL gene encoding 50S ribosomal protein L7/L12, producing the protein MAVSKEDILETIANMSVMDVVELISAMEEKFGVSAAAPVAVAAGPAAGGDAAAEEEKDEFDVVMTSFGDNKVGAIKAVRAITGLGLKEAKEMVEGAPATVKEGASKDEAETIKKQLEEAGAKVELK; encoded by the coding sequence ATGGCAGTTAGCAAAGAAGACATCCTCGAAACCATTGCCAACATGTCCGTGATGGATGTGGTGGAACTGATTTCCGCGATGGAAGAAAAGTTCGGCGTGTCCGCCGCCGCCCCGGTTGCCGTGGCCGCTGGCCCGGCTGCTGGTGGTGACGCCGCCGCTGAGGAAGAAAAGGACGAGTTCGACGTCGTCATGACCAGCTTCGGTGACAACAAGGTCGGCGCCATTAAGGCTGTCCGTGCCATCACCGGTCTTGGCCTCAAGGAAGCCAAGGAAATGGTTGAAGGCGCTCCGGCGACCGTCAAGGAAGGCGCGTCCAAGGACGAAGCCGAAACCATCAAGAAGCAGCTGGAAGAAGCTGGCGCCAAGGTCGAGCTCAAGTAG